The sequence below is a genomic window from Magnetococcales bacterium.
GGGGGGTGTGGGAGAGTACCCCGCTGAAATCTCAATTGTTTCCCAGCGGATGGCTCGTGGGGAAAAGTCCGGAGAATTTCTTGGCCTTTTAGGAGACCTCTACCATCCCTTCTGCAACCTTTTTGACCCCGGATACGAATACGCGAAAGCTGTTGGAGCGGTTTTGTTCCAGGTCGAGATGGGGGCCGATGGCGCGGGAGCCCGCCATTTTTTGATATTTGTTGTCGGTGAGTCGTTTGAGTTCCTCTGCTGGTTTAACCAGGGTGTCGGGAGTGCGTAGATTTTTTTTGTTTTGGTGGTGGGAAAGTTTGTTTTCCGTTAATGCCAAACCATTTTCTACAGCCTTGAGATCCCCTAGATACCAACTTTCCAGTTCCCGACAGGCAATGCGGACCAGGGCATCGCTCTTGCCGGAATCAGTGCAGATTTTTGCCAACTTTCTCTTGATTTGTATGCAGGAGCCTCGATCCTGATCTTGTAGGATGATGAATCGGGCATTGGGTGTGAGCCAGTTTTTCAATCGATTGGGTAAGCGTTTTTCGAGATCCCGTTTTCCCCGGAAAACCACATAACGAGGGGTGATTTCCTCGGGCAATATCCGAGGTAGGAGCCCATCCAGCATTTCCCGGGCAGAGGGTTCTTCCAGAAAAAAGACCAGCTCCACCATCAGGGATCTACCCCTGGAAAAAGTTCTTCTGACCACAGATATCCCATTTTTTCCCCGTCATCATTCATGAAGGCTGCGATCTGTTTGTCTAGGCTCGCTCGATGAATTTGGGTGTAACCATTTTCCTTGGTGAGCCAAAACACCTCTTCAAGCTCGGCGGCATTCAATAGGTCGGGTGAGTGGGTTGAAATGAATACCTGTCCACCTCGGATGGCATATCCCCGAAACTCTTCAGCTAGTTCCAGCAGGAGCTTTGGGTAGAGTTGGTTTTCAGGTTCTTCTACACAGAGCAGGGAGTGTGGCTCGGGGTCGTGGAGCAGCACCAAATAAGCGAACATTTTAATGGTGCCATCCGAAACATAACGGGCTAGAAAGGGATCCTCAAAAGCGCCATCCTGAAATTTCAGCAGCACCCTTCCCTCTTCGGTGGTTTTGGAAGTGACCTGGGTAATGCCGGGCACGCGATCAGTCAATTTTTTTAGAATGGTTTTAAATGTCTCCAGATGATGTTCATGGAGATATTCAGTTACCAAAGAAAGATTTTCTCCCTCCCGGGAAAGATGTTCAGCATATCCCACTTCCTGTTCGGAGCGCGCCCGGTTGATGTGAAAGTCGGAAATGTGCCAGTTTTCGATCAGATCCCCCAAAGCACGTACGGCAGGGAACTCCTGGAACTGGGACAATCCTCTAACTGCAAGAATATCGGGGGATTTGAGGGATTGTTTCTTTCGTTCCAGTTGGGAAACATCTTCCACCTCCAGCAGCTCATTGGTTACCGCAAATCCTGATCCTTCCTTGAAATCCAGAAAATGCCAGGGTTGTCCATGGGAGCCCCGACGATATTTGAGAATTTCTCGCTTGACAACGGCTCGTTTATTCTCTTCGCCAATGGAAAGGTGATAAGTGACCAGAGGCTTGTTGGGAGCGACGCGAAATTGGAGTTCGATTTCGATGGGGCCGGTAGAATTTCGGCTGCGGACTTCCAATATGCCGCGACTGCCTCCCAGCTTTGTCAGAGCAGTGCGGACGTTGCTGTTCAGGGCTTCTTTTAAAAAACCGAATACTTGAAATAGGGTGGATTTTCCCGTGCCATTGGCTCCCACCAAAATGCAAAGAGGAGGGATATTCTCCATATTTACATCCTTGAAAGCACGAAAATTTTTCAGTCGTAGCGACTCAATACGCATGGTCCACCATCGTGGGTTTTGGGTGCGATCATCTCATCCAAGTGTCATTATTGGTGGCTGTGGGTTGGTTTGCAATCCCCAGGGGAATATTCTCCACGGTAGGGCTGTTGGACCGTTCCTTGCGTCCCATTTAAGATAAGAGCCTTCCCGGATTGGGGTGAAGCATTCCTTTTTGGGCCATTTGGGAAAACCTTCTGCCACAACGCGGTATGGGGTATTGGTTTTTTGAACTTTTTGGTGTTTTGGTGTATTCTTTGAAAATAGGGGAATTGCCGTCGGATGGATTAAAATGGGTGGCATAAACTGCCGGAAGCCTATGATGGTTCCTTTTTGGTAGCGGATGGCGTTCAACGTTTGCAGCGAAGGTGTTGGCGGATGTCAGAGGAATTTCCAAAGCCGGATCAAAAGCGTCCATCCCACGAGCCTTGCCAAACACCGGATCATCCGGATGGGGAAGAGGCCAAAGGGGGGGCTGATGGCGGGGCTGATGGCGGGGCTGATGGCGGAAGTGCTGCGGCAGCTGGTAACGCCGAAGCGATCCGTCGGGCCAGGCGTCGGCGTCTTTTGAAGGGGCTCGCTGCAGGTGTACCTGCGGTGGTGACCCTCGCCAACGGGCGACTGGTGGCAGCCTCCAGCTCCATGGGGCAGTGCGTGTTGGGTAATCCCGCTCCTTCGGCTTCCCGTGCCGATAACCTGCGCTGCCTCGATTATGCCTCCGCCCAAACCTACCCCTCTGCCGATCACTATCTGCGCTACCCTGAGACAGATACCAACGTTTTCAACAATGTCGATATAAGCGGTGATGCCGATACCTTCGACTGGTGCATCGTCTACACCTATGGCGATGGCAGCCCTGCGGAACAGGATGCCGGTGGCATAAATCTCTTTGGGGCAGCTGGCCAAAACGGTGACCCGGCCGCCGGTTATTACGCCATGACCAAATCGTGCTGGACCTCCTTCGGTATGAACTACTGATTGTTCCCCTCCGGGCCTACCCCGTGCGTGACAAACCTGCATCCACCACCGCTGGCATCTCTTCCCCCACCCAGCCCCTTTGGGCCGCTCCCCTCTACCATCACTTTCTCTGGGGCCGCTTGGACCAGGATCATCTGCTGATGAATCCCCTCTCCGGCAAAACCCACCTGTTGAACGAACTGGCAGCTGAAATACTCACCGAGTTGGGCCGGGGACCGGCAACGGTAAAGGGGTTGATTGAGCGGCTGGATCTGGCTGAGGAGGAAGTGGAGGCCTGGCCCCAGTTTTTGCGGGTTTTGGATGAATTGGATCGCTTCGGCCTGGTCACCCCCATGGATCCGTTATGAAGCTGGGGGAGCTGTCAGCCGCTGAAATCACCTCGCGTCTTAAAGGCTTGGGATTACGCTGGCAGCTGGGGCCTTTCACAGTCGAACTCAAAGGAGC
It includes:
- a CDS encoding DUF4276 family protein; translated protein: MVELVFFLEEPSAREMLDGLLPRILPEEITPRYVVFRGKRDLEKRLPNRLKNWLTPNARFIILQDQDRGSCIQIKRKLAKICTDSGKSDALVRIACRELESWYLGDLKAVENGLALTENKLSHHQNKKNLRTPDTLVKPAEELKRLTDNKYQKMAGSRAIGPHLDLEQNRSNSFRVFVSGVKKVAEGMVEVS
- a CDS encoding AAA family ATPase → MRIESLRLKNFRAFKDVNMENIPPLCILVGANGTGKSTLFQVFGFLKEALNSNVRTALTKLGGSRGILEVRSRNSTGPIEIELQFRVAPNKPLVTYHLSIGEENKRAVVKREILKYRRGSHGQPWHFLDFKEGSGFAVTNELLEVEDVSQLERKKQSLKSPDILAVRGLSQFQEFPAVRALGDLIENWHISDFHINRARSEQEVGYAEHLSREGENLSLVTEYLHEHHLETFKTILKKLTDRVPGITQVTSKTTEEGRVLLKFQDGAFEDPFLARYVSDGTIKMFAYLVLLHDPEPHSLLCVEEPENQLYPKLLLELAEEFRGYAIRGGQVFISTHSPDLLNAAELEEVFWLTKENGYTQIHRASLDKQIAAFMNDDGEKMGYLWSEELFPGVDP
- a CDS encoding HPr-rel-A system PqqD family peptide chaperone, coding for MRDKPASTTAGISSPTQPLWAAPLYHHFLWGRLDQDHLLMNPLSGKTHLLNELAAEILTELGRGPATVKGLIERLDLAEEEVEAWPQFLRVLDELDRFGLVTPMDPL